From one Oncorhynchus clarkii lewisi isolate Uvic-CL-2024 chromosome 6, UVic_Ocla_1.0, whole genome shotgun sequence genomic stretch:
- the LOC139412281 gene encoding guanylyl cyclase-activating protein 2-like, whose amino-acid sequence MGQTHQTEQNDPEIDVKALQDMYKKFVTECPSGVLFIHEFKRFFGIDPTGEVSEYAESMFRAFDKNGDNTIDFLEFVAALNLVFRGDLEHKLRWSFKVYDKDGNGYVDRTELRAIIDSIYRLKKTSKREQEDMQQSMNEVCERILKTVDVDRDGHITLEEFIKGAQRDPWIMNMLQLDMNPYGWVLEQRRKSAHF is encoded by the exons ATGGGACAGACACACCAGACCGAGCAGAATGACCCGGAGATCGATGTCAAGGCGCTCCAGGACATGTACAAAAAGTTTGTGACAGAATGCCCGAGCGGTGTTTTATTTATCCACGAGTTCAAGCGTTTTTTTGGCATCGACCCAACTGGGGAAGTCTCTGAGTATGCGGAGAGCATGTTTCGAGCTTTTGACAAGAATGGG GATAACACCATTGATTTTCTGGAGTTTGTGGCAGCCTTGAATCTGGTCTTCCGGGGGGACTTGGAGCACAAATTACGCTGGTCATTTAAAGTATACGACAAGGACGGCAACGGCTATGTAGATAGGACAGAACTGCGAGCTATTATTGAT AGTATATATCGATTAAAGAAGACGTccaagagagagcaggaggataTGCAGCAGTCGATGAATGAAGTGTGTGAAAGAATACTGAAGACTGTGGATGTGGACAGGGACG GTCACATCACCCTGGAGGAGTTCATCAAGGGGGCCCAGCGAGACCCATGGATCATGAACATGCTCCAACTGGACATGAACCCTTATGGCTGGGTGCTGGAACAGAGAAGGAAGAGCGCACACTTTTAA